In one window of Methanosarcina vacuolata Z-761 DNA:
- a CDS encoding class I SAM-dependent methyltransferase: MTPTTPVKPAQNATPHLPEDFDSRISGVLPYYSCFHQETINFVKSMPSIPKVWMDTGCGTGSLVNKAIEEFPTTKFLLLDPSEGMLNQARKKLSSCPVNRLEFLRASSTQEFSQEIEEKPDIITAIQCHHYLNREGRARATDMCYNLLKEGGVYITFENIRPLTEEGILAGKRYWQNFQLTHGRTEDETKEHLKRFDTEYFPITVEEHLELLRETGFRTVELFWYSYMQAGFYCIK; the protein is encoded by the coding sequence ATGACTCCTACGACTCCTGTAAAACCTGCCCAAAACGCCACCCCTCACCTTCCTGAGGACTTTGATTCCCGGATTTCCGGAGTTCTTCCTTATTACTCCTGTTTTCATCAGGAAACTATAAATTTCGTCAAATCCATGCCGTCAATCCCAAAAGTCTGGATGGATACCGGATGCGGAACTGGATCTCTGGTTAATAAGGCAATTGAGGAATTTCCGACTACAAAGTTTCTTTTGCTTGACCCCTCAGAAGGTATGCTAAATCAGGCAAGGAAAAAACTATCATCTTGCCCTGTTAACCGGCTGGAATTCCTGAGAGCGTCTTCTACCCAGGAATTCTCTCAGGAGATAGAGGAAAAACCGGACATTATAACTGCGATACAGTGTCATCACTATCTTAACCGTGAAGGAAGAGCAAGAGCCACTGATATGTGTTACAATCTTCTAAAAGAAGGCGGAGTTTACATTACCTTCGAGAATATCAGACCGTTAACCGAAGAGGGAATTCTTGCAGGAAAAAGATACTGGCAAAATTTCCAGTTAACTCACGGCAGGACTGAGGATGAAACTAAGGAGCACCTGAAGCGTTTTGATACCGAATATTTTCCAATAACTGTTGAAGAACACCTGGAACTCCTAAGAGAAACAGGGTTCAGAACTGTGGAGTTATTCTGGTACTCTTACATGCAGGCTGGCTTTTATTGCATCAAATAA